In Chitinophagales bacterium, a single genomic region encodes these proteins:
- a CDS encoding PorT family protein, translating into MRKVLFALFVLTIMAGTAGAQQKKSRNVARLGLKTGLNYSHFHNTGLEESTISADWKTGFVFGFFVEMKIADKMYFQPEALYSSMGGKNISTINGENNLRLNYLSVPVSLKYEFAPKFKLAGGVQLSWILQATNLRLDTKTDVTSTVRNSDIALHGGVEFWPNKKVSIGAKYLHGLTDVEFYTGTKAFNQGMQFSVGVKL; encoded by the coding sequence ATGAGAAAAGTTTTATTTGCCCTTTTTGTATTGACAATCATGGCCGGAACCGCCGGCGCCCAACAGAAGAAATCCCGTAATGTAGCCCGTCTGGGTCTGAAGACAGGTTTGAACTATTCCCATTTTCACAATACCGGTTTGGAAGAGAGTACGATCAGCGCTGACTGGAAGACCGGCTTCGTATTTGGTTTCTTTGTGGAAATGAAGATCGCCGACAAAATGTATTTCCAACCCGAGGCCCTCTATTCCTCCATGGGTGGAAAAAATATCTCTACCATCAACGGAGAGAATAACCTTCGCCTGAATTACCTGTCTGTTCCCGTTTCCCTTAAGTATGAATTCGCCCCCAAATTCAAATTGGCCGGTGGTGTTCAATTAAGCTGGATACTGCAGGCTACCAATTTACGCCTGGATACAAAAACAGATGTTACCTCCACCGTTCGCAATAGCGATATCGCCCTGCATGGCGGTGTAGAATTCTGGCCCAATAAAAAGGTATCGATCGGTGCCAAATACCTGCACGGGTTGACCGATGTAGAATTCTATACCGGAACAAAAGCCTTTAACCAGGGGATGCAGTTTTCGGTGGGTGTCAAACTTTAG
- a CDS encoding FAD-dependent monooxygenase — translation MQINLTIQLLPQEAANEAVIRSAIAAHTGRPAKDITGFTLLKRSLDARGKQPRFQLSLLAFINEPYVQRSIPEFVFRDVTRAKKRVVIIGAGPAGLFAALYLIEKGIKPIVLERGKDVRARRRDLARLNKEGVVNPNSNYCFGEGGAGTYSDGKLYTRSSKRGDINRILQLLHHFGADEHILFEAHPHIGTNKLPGIITAIRETITGYGGEYHFEKQVTGFNRKGNRIGSVKTADGDTIDGDAFILATGHSARDIFELFHRENILIEAKPFALGVRAEHPQEIVDQIQYHCPVDRGPYLPPASYSLVQQVEDRGVFSFCMCPGGIIAPAATSQGELVVNGWSPSKRNNPYANSGIVVEIRENDTLPPADFEKTMGMPPSVLKTALGRMYFQQYVERKCFEAGGGLFVAPAQRMTDFCSGKTSTTLPACSYLPGLKSVDLREVLPGFVAKTLKEGFLAFGKKMKGYYSAEAVLVATESRTSSPVRIPRDTKTLRHPQLENLYPCGEGAGYAGGIVSAAMDGERVAAHIFSPVPDSL, via the coding sequence ATGCAAATAAATCTCACCATACAGCTCCTCCCACAGGAGGCGGCCAACGAGGCCGTAATACGTTCGGCCATTGCTGCGCATACAGGCCGGCCGGCAAAAGACATCACCGGATTTACCTTACTTAAACGCTCCCTGGATGCCCGTGGCAAACAACCCCGGTTTCAGTTATCCCTTCTGGCCTTTATCAATGAACCCTATGTTCAGCGATCAATACCTGAATTTGTCTTTCGGGATGTAACCCGGGCAAAGAAAAGAGTGGTGATAATTGGCGCGGGCCCAGCCGGGTTATTTGCCGCCCTCTACCTGATTGAAAAAGGGATCAAACCCATTGTACTCGAACGGGGCAAGGATGTCCGCGCCCGTCGTCGTGACCTTGCCCGGCTAAATAAGGAAGGAGTCGTAAACCCCAACAGCAACTATTGCTTTGGCGAAGGCGGGGCTGGTACCTATAGTGATGGAAAACTCTATACCCGAAGTTCAAAGCGTGGGGATATAAACCGCATTTTACAACTCCTCCACCATTTTGGGGCCGATGAGCATATCCTTTTTGAGGCCCACCCGCATATCGGGACGAATAAACTGCCCGGTATCATCACCGCCATACGAGAAACCATCACAGGTTATGGCGGGGAATACCATTTTGAGAAACAAGTGACCGGGTTCAACCGAAAGGGCAACCGGATCGGGTCGGTCAAAACCGCCGATGGAGATACGATTGACGGGGATGCCTTTATCCTGGCGACAGGCCACTCAGCCAGGGATATCTTTGAATTGTTTCACCGGGAAAATATACTGATCGAGGCCAAACCCTTTGCCCTTGGGGTAAGGGCGGAGCACCCCCAGGAGATCGTCGACCAGATCCAGTACCATTGCCCGGTTGACCGGGGCCCTTACCTGCCCCCGGCCTCCTACAGCCTGGTACAACAGGTGGAAGACAGGGGCGTATTCTCCTTTTGTATGTGTCCAGGTGGCATCATTGCCCCCGCCGCTACCAGCCAGGGTGAACTGGTGGTCAATGGCTGGTCACCCTCCAAACGAAACAACCCCTACGCCAATAGCGGGATCGTGGTGGAGATCCGGGAAAATGATACCCTGCCCCCTGCCGATTTTGAAAAGACGATGGGTATGCCCCCTTCGGTGCTCAAAACAGCCCTGGGACGTATGTATTTTCAACAATATGTGGAGCGGAAATGCTTTGAGGCAGGAGGCGGTCTTTTTGTGGCCCCGGCCCAGCGAATGACCGATTTCTGTTCGGGAAAGACCTCCACCACCCTGCCTGCCTGCTCCTACCTGCCTGGTTTAAAGAGTGTTGACCTCCGTGAAGTGCTGCCTGGTTTTGTGGCCAAGACCTTGAAAGAGGGTTTTCTGGCATTTGGGAAAAAAATGAAAGGCTATTACAGCGCTGAAGCTGTTCTGGTAGCCACAGAATCGCGTACCTCTTCCCCGGTTCGAATACCCCGTGATACAAAGACGCTCCGGCACCCGCAACTGGAAAACTTATATCCTTGTGGTGAAGGTGCCGGATATGCAGGTGGAATCGTGAGCGCGGCTATGGACGGCGAACGGGTGGCCGCGCATATTTTTAGCCCAGTTCCCGATTCACTGTAA
- the dnaA gene encoding chromosomal replication initiator protein DnaA: protein MEKNAEKVWTNCLKIIKDIVEWQHFKTWFEPIQPVSLKKNILVIQVPSQFFFEYLEEHYVNLLAKTLKRELGKEARLEYRIMVDSGNKTHKPVTVDVPGNGYKMYPENEMDFPLIINNPVKNPFVIPGLKKMQIDPQLNPVYLFDAFIEGDCNRVARRAGKTVAEKPGANSFNPLVIYGGVGLGKTHLAQAIGNEVKKLHPNKVVLYVSSEKFINQFMDHSRNNAINDFIHFYQLIDVLILDDVQFFAKAEKSQDAFFAIFNHLHQSGKQLVLTSDKPPKDLEGVQERLLSRFRWGLSADLQMPDYETRIEILERKMKNDGLDMPKEVVKYIAYNINNNVRELEGALISLLAQSSLNRREIDLDLAKKVLRNFVKSSSKEITIDTIQKMVCEYFDVSYDKLLQKTRKREIVQARQITMYLAKAFTKNSLKTIGEHFGGRDHTTVIHSCQTVKDLMDTDSVFRENVLELQQKVQLAAM, encoded by the coding sequence ATGGAGAAAAATGCTGAAAAAGTCTGGACCAATTGCCTGAAGATAATAAAGGACATCGTTGAATGGCAGCATTTTAAAACCTGGTTTGAACCCATCCAACCGGTTTCGCTGAAAAAAAATATCCTTGTCATACAGGTTCCGAGCCAATTCTTCTTTGAATATTTGGAAGAACATTATGTAAATTTATTGGCGAAGACATTGAAACGGGAGTTGGGAAAGGAAGCCAGACTGGAATACCGGATCATGGTAGACAGCGGCAACAAGACCCACAAACCAGTGACAGTTGATGTACCGGGTAACGGATATAAGATGTACCCGGAAAATGAAATGGATTTTCCTTTGATTATAAATAACCCAGTTAAGAACCCCTTTGTCATTCCTGGTCTGAAGAAGATGCAGATTGACCCACAGTTAAACCCGGTTTATCTGTTTGACGCGTTTATTGAGGGTGACTGTAACCGGGTAGCACGTCGTGCGGGAAAGACCGTTGCCGAAAAACCAGGCGCCAATTCTTTCAATCCCCTCGTGATCTATGGCGGTGTTGGTTTGGGAAAGACACACCTGGCACAAGCCATCGGAAATGAAGTAAAAAAGCTGCATCCCAATAAAGTGGTCCTCTACGTGAGCTCGGAGAAGTTCATCAACCAGTTCATGGACCATAGCCGCAACAATGCGATCAATGATTTCATCCATTTTTATCAGTTGATCGATGTACTGATCCTGGATGATGTTCAGTTCTTTGCCAAGGCCGAGAAATCGCAGGATGCTTTCTTTGCCATTTTCAACCATTTGCACCAATCCGGTAAACAATTGGTACTCACATCCGACAAACCCCCCAAGGATCTGGAAGGGGTTCAGGAGCGTTTGTTGAGCCGTTTCCGCTGGGGTTTGAGCGCCGATCTGCAAATGCCTGATTATGAAACCCGGATCGAGATCCTGGAAAGAAAAATGAAGAATGATGGACTTGACATGCCAAAGGAAGTGGTCAAGTACATTGCCTATAATATTAATAATAACGTCAGGGAACTGGAAGGGGCATTGATCTCCTTATTGGCACAATCTTCGCTTAATCGTAGGGAAATAGACCTAGACCTTGCGAAAAAAGTGCTAAGGAATTTTGTCAAATCATCCAGTAAAGAAATTACGATCGATACCATTCAGAAAATGGTATGCGAGTATTTCGATGTGTCATATGATAAGCTGTTGCAGAAAACCCGCAAACGCGAGATCGTACAGGCACGTCAGATAACGATGTATCTGGCCAAAGCCTTTACCAAGAATTCACTTAAAACCATCGGCGAACATTTTGGCGGACGCGACCACACCACGGTGATCCACTCCTGCCAAACCGTTAAAGACCTGATGGATACCGATAGTGTTTTCCGTGAAAACGTACTGGAACTGCAACAGAAAGTGCAATTAGCCGCCATGTGA
- a CDS encoding 5'-nucleotidase C-terminal domain-containing protein: protein MRKLIFFGLISLLFSCGPTLRPTGVVYEDYSISGTLPRDSMLVKMMQPYRDSVASQMEEVIGRVGDRLLKQQPDCGLGNFMADAMRQMGSIKYGVSIDLAFVNYGGIRLNELTPGPITRGKVFELMPFDNILLIQRVDGKTLKSFFDLIASRNGWPVSGGSFVIREGRAVDIMIGGKPFDESATYVVANSDFVINGGDNVVMFKPLPVQNNGYLMRDAIMDHVRGLTAKGQAIQSPETRVSYAQ from the coding sequence GTGAGGAAACTGATCTTTTTTGGCTTGATAAGCCTGCTTTTTTCCTGCGGCCCCACGTTAAGGCCAACGGGGGTGGTGTACGAGGATTATTCTATATCAGGTACCCTTCCACGGGATAGCATGTTGGTGAAAATGATGCAGCCTTATCGTGATAGTGTGGCCAGTCAGATGGAGGAGGTGATCGGGCGGGTGGGGGATCGGTTACTCAAGCAGCAGCCTGATTGTGGACTTGGAAATTTCATGGCTGATGCGATGCGTCAGATGGGAAGTATAAAATATGGAGTTTCCATTGACCTGGCATTTGTAAACTATGGGGGTATTCGGCTGAATGAGCTGACGCCGGGTCCGATTACCCGGGGGAAGGTTTTTGAGCTGATGCCATTTGATAATATATTATTGATACAGCGGGTGGATGGAAAGACCCTGAAATCTTTTTTTGACCTGATAGCTTCCCGAAACGGATGGCCGGTTTCCGGGGGCAGTTTTGTGATAAGGGAAGGGCGGGCTGTAGATATAATGATAGGAGGCAAACCCTTTGATGAGTCGGCCACTTATGTGGTGGCCAATAGTGATTTTGTGATCAACGGGGGAGATAATGTGGTCATGTTCAAACCCCTGCCGGTTCAAAACAATGGCTATCTGATGAGGGATGCGATCATGGACCATGTAAGGGGCCTGACGGCTAAAGGCCAGGCTATTCAATCACCTGAAACCCGTGTTTCATATGCTCAATAG
- a CDS encoding four-helix bundle copper-binding protein: MKLAYEPLVQTLTQCAKHCDLCASACLHEEYVGMMVECIRLNLACSSMCQALAKLLIFESPQINALAIACSQIGTACAQECAKHSQDHCQECARVCQEMAEQCGSFAASP, translated from the coding sequence ATGAAACTAGCCTACGAGCCATTGGTACAGACACTTACCCAATGCGCTAAACATTGCGACCTATGTGCTTCCGCCTGTTTGCATGAGGAGTATGTGGGAATGATGGTGGAATGTATACGCCTGAACCTTGCCTGCTCCAGTATGTGTCAGGCCCTTGCCAAATTATTGATCTTTGAAAGCCCTCAGATTAATGCGCTTGCCATTGCCTGTTCCCAGATCGGAACAGCTTGTGCGCAGGAGTGTGCCAAGCATAGTCAGGATCATTGCCAGGAATGTGCGCGGGTTTGCCAGGAGATGGCAGAGCAATGTGGGTCATTTGCCGCGTCCCCTTGA
- a CDS encoding carboxypeptidase regulatory-like domain-containing protein, whose amino-acid sequence MKSFRFLAVALAMLTAIGANAGASTSPCNNETPNKKVNEINGSVIQTGSKKPLGEVSITAYVTSKKEKVIITDCNGNYAFDDLKPGVYKFVFEKEGYKKVTKENITIKTDEAFLLNVEMVLTSETKLFPSIFHFMDNDD is encoded by the coding sequence ATGAAATCATTTCGATTCCTTGCAGTTGCCCTGGCCATGCTGACTGCTATTGGGGCCAATGCCGGTGCATCTACATCCCCCTGCAATAACGAAACACCCAATAAGAAGGTTAATGAGATCAATGGAAGCGTGATCCAAACAGGATCCAAAAAACCATTGGGCGAGGTAAGCATCACCGCTTATGTGACCTCCAAAAAAGAAAAAGTGATCATCACCGATTGCAATGGCAATTATGCTTTTGATGACCTCAAACCCGGTGTATATAAATTCGTTTTTGAAAAAGAAGGCTACAAGAAAGTAACCAAGGAGAATATCACCATCAAAACCGATGAGGCCTTCCTGTTGAATGTAGAGATGGTTTTAACCAGCGAGACCAAGCTGTTTCCATCGATCTTTCACTTTATGGATAATGATGATTGA
- a CDS encoding YihY/virulence factor BrkB family protein: protein MKLSTIKDSFAEFITAFDKAQVLRRSAALAYYTLFSLPGLLLIVIWISDLFYRSGQAESALFLKLGNLIGESSSQLLEKVLQQVRQSTDGYFARIAGLVTLFFGASGIFVEIQQSMNLIWDIQVKPVKGKWWVKLLIDRVLSFSMVAVLGFLLLVSLLVNSLIDLFLDQLSRYLPNISLVLIYASNFLLSFLVIVTLFALIFRVLPDARVPWKEARSGILATAVLFMIGRVVITFLLGHNQVVGYYGPAGALLIILLWVYFSAVILYTGAILTHLNLRRKGKTIRPDPIAFRRKRRERIFNNDPGSGS, encoded by the coding sequence ATGAAGCTATCGACTATCAAAGATTCCTTCGCTGAATTTATTACAGCTTTTGACAAAGCCCAGGTACTTCGGCGTTCTGCCGCATTGGCTTATTATACATTGTTTTCCCTGCCTGGCTTGCTGTTGATCGTGATCTGGATCAGCGACCTGTTTTATCGTTCTGGTCAGGCTGAATCGGCATTATTTCTCAAGCTGGGAAACCTGATCGGCGAATCAAGTAGCCAGTTGCTGGAAAAAGTACTCCAACAGGTTAGACAAAGTACAGATGGATACTTTGCGCGGATCGCTGGTTTGGTGACATTGTTCTTTGGCGCTTCAGGAATATTTGTGGAGATCCAGCAGTCGATGAACCTTATTTGGGACATTCAGGTTAAACCGGTTAAAGGTAAGTGGTGGGTAAAACTTCTGATCGATCGGGTTCTTTCCTTTTCGATGGTGGCGGTGCTCGGATTTTTATTATTGGTTTCTCTGCTGGTCAACAGCCTGATTGATCTTTTTCTGGATCAACTGAGCCGATATCTACCGAATATTAGTTTGGTGCTGATCTACGCATCCAATTTCCTGCTCAGCTTTCTGGTCATCGTCACCCTCTTTGCGTTGATCTTTCGGGTGCTGCCAGATGCCCGTGTTCCCTGGAAGGAAGCACGCTCGGGCATTTTGGCTACCGCAGTATTATTTATGATCGGAAGGGTAGTCATCACTTTTTTACTGGGGCATAACCAGGTCGTCGGGTATTATGGACCCGCTGGCGCATTATTGATCATACTTCTTTGGGTGTATTTCTCTGCCGTGATCCTTTACACCGGGGCGATTCTCACACATCTGAACCTGCGCAGAAAAGGGAAAACGATCCGACCGGACCCTATTGCCTTCAGGCGGAAACGAAGGGAAAGAATTTTTAATAATGATCCTGGATCCGGTAGCTGA
- a CDS encoding metallophosphatase has translation MLNRRSFLQHTMLASGAALVPARLEEWTAIKKLTILHTNDTHSRIDPFPMDGSRNQGLGGVAARAALIDKLRKEEEELLLLDAGDIFQGTPYFNLYKGEPEIRCMSAMGYDAATIGNHDFDAGLENLANKLTFASFPIVICNYDFSGTPMEHKYVPYKVFNKGKLRIGITGVGIQLHGLVPENLYGATKYLSPVEKANETASYLRKEKNCDMVICLSHLGYKYKDNTVSDVVLAGESEEIDLIIGGHTHTFMDKPESFVNKKGKPVLVNQVGWAGLQLGRLDFEFSKFSRKNLVNSTPIPVTKKTKE, from the coding sequence ATGCTCAATAGACGTTCCTTTTTACAGCATACGATGTTGGCCTCTGGTGCCGCCCTGGTTCCAGCCCGGCTGGAGGAATGGACGGCTATAAAGAAGTTGACCATTTTGCATACCAATGATACCCATAGCCGGATCGATCCTTTTCCCATGGATGGAAGCCGAAACCAGGGACTTGGAGGAGTGGCGGCAAGGGCAGCTTTGATCGATAAGCTGAGAAAGGAAGAAGAGGAATTGCTCTTACTCGATGCGGGGGATATTTTTCAGGGAACCCCTTATTTTAATTTATATAAAGGCGAACCCGAGATACGGTGTATGAGTGCCATGGGATATGATGCCGCCACGATCGGTAATCATGATTTTGATGCCGGATTGGAAAACCTGGCAAACAAACTGACGTTCGCCTCTTTTCCCATTGTTATCTGTAACTACGACTTTTCCGGAACACCCATGGAACATAAATATGTTCCATACAAAGTATTTAATAAAGGTAAATTAAGGATAGGCATAACCGGGGTTGGTATCCAGCTTCATGGCCTGGTTCCTGAAAATCTGTATGGGGCTACAAAATATCTTTCGCCAGTGGAAAAGGCGAATGAAACGGCCTCTTATTTACGTAAGGAAAAGAACTGCGACATGGTCATCTGTTTGTCGCATTTAGGGTATAAGTATAAAGACAATACGGTCAGTGATGTGGTGCTGGCCGGGGAATCGGAAGAGATAGACCTGATAATTGGCGGACATACCCATACCTTCATGGATAAACCTGAGTCATTCGTCAATAAAAAAGGCAAGCCCGTACTGGTTAACCAGGTCGGTTGGGCGGGTCTCCAACTGGGCAGGCTCGACTTTGAATTTTCCAAATTTTCGAGGAAAAACTTGGTTAATTCAACCCCTATCCCGGTTACGAAAAAAACAAAGGAATAA
- a CDS encoding PA2169 family four-helix-bundle protein has protein sequence MKNLLTINDLIEINNDRVKGYEKAMEQTQEDDLRSLFSEMAAQSRRNASDLGNLIRKEGEEPEKGTTVKGKIYRAWMDVKATFAGNDRKSVLNACEFGEDAAQRAYRSALEEDELAGEALQLVTRQKDELMLSHDRIKSLRDQQPA, from the coding sequence ATGAAAAATTTGTTAACGATTAATGATCTCATCGAGATCAATAATGATCGCGTAAAAGGATATGAAAAAGCGATGGAGCAAACACAAGAAGATGATCTCCGTAGCTTATTCAGTGAAATGGCGGCCCAAAGCCGTCGCAACGCGAGCGATCTGGGTAATCTGATACGTAAAGAAGGCGAAGAGCCGGAGAAAGGAACAACAGTAAAGGGCAAGATCTATCGGGCCTGGATGGATGTCAAAGCCACTTTTGCAGGAAATGACCGAAAATCGGTTTTGAATGCTTGCGAATTTGGAGAAGATGCAGCTCAGAGGGCGTATCGATCAGCTCTTGAAGAGGATGAATTGGCTGGTGAAGCCCTTCAATTGGTTACAAGGCAAAAAGATGAACTTATGCTGTCGCATGACCGGATCAAAAGTCTCCGTGACCAACAACCTGCCTGA
- a CDS encoding ABC transporter permease has translation MNKIWIVSKREFLTRVQKKTFLLSTILLPLLIFGFYALIIYFSVKGSDTYTIAVADKTGSFEQSLVKKGDDVEFLFLNNETETGLKDRLDKKEFDGYVFIPAQSDPGGKDTIRVVAGKKAGISTINEVEDRFSKVMEEKRLLSYNLTRVQLDSLQKNTAVKFISSKGEEESKTRAGVAYGVGFVSGFLIYIILFVYGSMVMRGVMEEKVSRISEVIISSVKPFQLMMGKIIGIGGVGLVQFLIWGVLIVVLQMLLPLIFPGFAEQMQAGAMQSPQMAQAGQAAQQSGGMAGLFDGLRQVNFGLIFGCFLFYFLGGYLLYSSLFAAVGSAVNEDPQDAQSLLLPITMPIIFAIVIMMKTVNEPNSGLAIFGSMFPLTSPIVMMARVAHGIPDGVTWLQLIISMALLIGGFLSTTWLAGKIYRTGILLYGKKVTWKEMLKWVRK, from the coding sequence ATGAACAAGATATGGATCGTTTCAAAAAGAGAATTTCTCACGAGGGTGCAAAAGAAGACCTTTTTGCTGAGCACCATCCTGCTCCCCTTGCTGATCTTTGGATTCTACGCCCTGATCATTTACTTCTCGGTAAAGGGATCGGATACGTATACCATTGCCGTTGCTGATAAGACCGGTTCATTTGAACAATCCCTGGTCAAGAAAGGAGATGATGTGGAGTTCCTGTTTCTCAACAATGAAACTGAAACCGGATTGAAAGACCGGTTGGATAAAAAAGAATTTGATGGCTATGTTTTTATCCCGGCACAAAGCGATCCCGGTGGAAAGGATACCATTCGGGTAGTCGCCGGAAAGAAAGCAGGTATCAGTACCATAAATGAAGTGGAGGACCGCTTTAGCAAGGTGATGGAAGAAAAAAGATTATTGTCGTATAACCTCACACGTGTTCAATTGGACAGCCTCCAGAAGAACACGGCTGTAAAATTCATCAGCAGCAAAGGTGAGGAGGAAAGTAAGACCCGCGCCGGTGTAGCGTATGGAGTGGGCTTTGTATCGGGATTTCTCATTTATATCATCCTCTTTGTCTATGGCTCCATGGTTATGCGGGGCGTAATGGAAGAGAAGGTCAGCCGTATTTCAGAAGTGATCATAAGCAGTGTAAAACCCTTTCAACTGATGATGGGAAAGATCATCGGTATTGGTGGGGTTGGATTGGTACAGTTCCTGATCTGGGGTGTACTGATCGTGGTATTACAAATGTTGCTTCCCTTGATTTTCCCGGGTTTTGCCGAACAGATGCAAGCCGGTGCCATGCAGTCGCCACAGATGGCGCAGGCTGGTCAGGCCGCACAGCAAAGTGGTGGTATGGCCGGATTGTTTGATGGTCTCCGCCAGGTGAACTTCGGGCTCATTTTTGGCTGTTTCTTATTTTATTTCCTGGGTGGATATCTGCTCTACTCTTCCCTGTTTGCCGCCGTTGGTAGTGCGGTGAACGAAGATCCTCAGGATGCACAAAGTTTATTATTACCTATCACGATGCCGATCATCTTCGCGATCGTTATCATGATGAAAACGGTTAACGAACCCAATAGCGGGCTTGCCATCTTTGGCAGTATGTTCCCGCTTACCTCCCCCATTGTAATGATGGCCCGCGTGGCCCATGGCATCCCCGACGGGGTCACCTGGTTACAATTGATCATCAGCATGGCCCTGCTTATCGGCGGCTTCCTATCCACCACCTGGCTGGCCGGAAAGATCTATCGCACCGGCATCCTGTTGTATGGCAAGAAGGTGACGTGGAAGGAGATGTTGAAGTGGGTTAGGAAGTAG
- a CDS encoding PLDc N-terminal domain-containing protein, which yields MRILNRFPFIIAIISLMGWLFSFIFRPPEKNLNPYLVGISIFLAGVYWIWILFDVIGNIGLKRYQRNFWLILVISIPFFGAILYQVMHQRPNKIVT from the coding sequence ATGCGGATACTAAACCGATTCCCATTTATCATTGCCATAATATCCCTGATGGGTTGGCTTTTCAGTTTCATCTTCAGGCCACCGGAGAAAAACCTGAACCCCTATCTTGTCGGGATCAGTATATTCTTAGCGGGTGTATACTGGATATGGATCCTTTTTGATGTGATCGGTAATATTGGCCTCAAACGGTATCAACGGAACTTTTGGCTGATCCTGGTAATATCCATCCCCTTTTTTGGAGCTATTTTATATCAGGTCATGCACCAAAGACCCAACAAGATTGTAACCTGA
- a CDS encoding ATP-binding cassette domain-containing protein, translating to MALLELKHLKKYYATQKAVDDISFSIEKGTIFGLLGPNGAGKTTLLRMITGIFYPDEGQILFDGRPFDPVNDIIHIGYMPEERGLYKKMKIGDQALYLAQLKGLDKGVAMTKIKEWFVRFEMQSWWNKKVEDLSKGMSQKLQFVTTVLHEPKLIILDEPFSGLDPVNSNLIKDEIFNLAKRGSTVIFSTHRMEQVEEICDQIVLVNKGQKILDGTVQAVKQDFKEHLFRVGFEHIPTLNDNAPFEVVGTRDLNYVIKLKEGQGPNSALQYFIQNNNPVIAFNEILPSLNDIFIKLVEGTPTTRQFETAAV from the coding sequence ATGGCCCTGCTTGAATTGAAACACCTTAAAAAGTATTACGCTACGCAAAAAGCGGTAGACGACATCAGCTTTTCCATTGAGAAAGGGACCATCTTTGGTCTGCTGGGACCCAACGGAGCCGGAAAGACCACCCTCCTGCGGATGATCACCGGTATCTTCTACCCCGATGAAGGGCAGATCCTTTTTGATGGAAGACCTTTTGACCCGGTGAATGATATCATTCATATCGGCTATATGCCTGAAGAAAGAGGTTTGTATAAAAAAATGAAGATCGGAGACCAGGCACTCTATCTTGCCCAGCTAAAAGGACTTGATAAAGGGGTGGCCATGACCAAGATCAAAGAATGGTTTGTGCGTTTTGAAATGCAAAGCTGGTGGAATAAAAAAGTAGAAGACCTGTCCAAAGGGATGAGCCAAAAACTTCAATTCGTTACCACCGTTCTCCACGAACCGAAACTGATCATCCTCGATGAACCTTTCAGCGGTCTCGATCCGGTGAACAGCAATCTCATTAAAGACGAGATCTTCAACCTCGCTAAACGCGGTTCTACCGTGATCTTTAGTACCCACCGTATGGAACAGGTTGAAGAGATCTGTGACCAGATTGTACTGGTGAACAAGGGCCAAAAGATCCTGGATGGCACTGTGCAGGCAGTGAAACAGGATTTTAAAGAACATTTATTCCGCGTGGGTTTTGAACATATCCCAACCCTGAATGACAATGCGCCTTTTGAGGTGGTTGGTACCCGTGACCTGAACTATGTGATCAAATTAAAAGAAGGCCAGGGTCCCAATAGCGCCCTACAATATTTTATTCAAAACAATAACCCCGTCATTGCCTTTAATGAGATCCTTCCCTCTTTGAATGATATATTCATCAAGTTGGTAGAAGGAACACCCACTACCCGGCAATTTGAAACAGCGGCTGTTTAA